The following are encoded in a window of Salmo trutta chromosome 27, fSalTru1.1, whole genome shotgun sequence genomic DNA:
- the LOC115164323 gene encoding extensin-like isoform X3, producing MAASQMGPCGPWSHQGPTRAHHISFLPTVSHQAISPSSLPCPTRRYLLPPYRLPPGDISFLPTVSHQAISPFPYHLPPGYISLPLPSPTRLYLPSPTVSHQAISPFPYRLPPGYISLPLPSPTRLYLPSPTVSHQAISPFPYRLPPGYISLPLPSPTRLYLPSPTVSHQAISPFPYRLPPGYISLPLLSPTRLYLPSPTVSHQAISPFPYRLPPGYISLPLPSPTRLFLPSPTVSHQAISPFPYRLPPGYISLPLPSPTRLYLPSPTVSHQAISPFPYRLPPGYISLPLPPPTRLYLPSPTVSHQAISPSCQVFQTST from the exons atggctgcgtcccaaatgggaccctgtgggccctggtcccACCAGGGTCCCACCAGGGCCCACCATATCTCCTTCCTCCCTACCGTCTCCCACCAGGCGATATCTCCTTCCTCCTTACCGTGTCCCACCAGGCGATATCTCCTTCCTCCCTACCGTCTCCCACCAGGCGATATCTCCTTCCTTCCTACCGTCTCCCACCAGGCTATATCTCCCTTCCCCTACCATCTCCCACCAGGCTATATCTCCCTTCCCCTACCGTCTCCCACCAG GCTATATCTCCCTTCCCCTACCGTCTCCCACCAGGCTATATCTCCCTTCCCCTACCGTCTCCCACCAGGCTATATCTCCCTTCCCCTACCGTCTCCCACCAGGCTATATCTCCCTTCCCCTACCGTCTCCCACCAG GCTATATCTCCCTTCCCCTACCGTCTCCCACCAGGCTATATCTCCCTTCCCCTACCGTCTCCCACCAGGCTATATCTCCCTTCCCCTACCGTCTCCCACCAGGCTATATCTCCCTTCCCCTACCGTCTCCCACCAGGCTATATCTCCCTTCCCCTACTGTCTCCCACCAGGCTATATCTCCCTTCCCCTACCGTCTCCCACCAGGCTATATCTCCCTTCCCCTACCGTCTCCCACCAGGCTATATCTCCCTTCCCCTACCGTCTCCCACCAGGCTATTTCTCCCTTCCCCTACCGTCTCCCACCAGGCTATATCTCCCTTCCCCTACCGTCTCCCACCAGGCTATATCTCCCTTCCCCTACCGTCTCCCACCAGGCTATATCTCCCTTCCCCTACCGTCTCCCACCAGGCTATATCTCCCTTCCCCTACCGTCTCCCACCAGGCTATATCTCCCTTCCGCTACCGCCTCCCACCAGGCTATATCTCCCTTCCCCTACCGTCTCCCACCAAGCAATATCTCCTTCCTGCCAGGTCTTTCAGACCTCCACCTAG
- the LOC115164323 gene encoding extensin-2-like isoform X1, translating into MAASQMGPCGPWSHQGPTRAHHISFLPTVSHQAISPSSLPCPTRRYLLPPYRLPPGDISFLPTVSHQAISPFPYHLPPGYISLPLPSPTRLYLPSPTVSHQAISPFPYRLPPGYISLPLPSPTRLYLPSPTVSHQAISPFPYRLPPGYITLLPTVSHQAISPFPYHLPPGYITLLPTVSHQAISPFPYRLPLGYISFLPTVSHQAISPSSLPSPTRRYLLPPYRLPPGYISLPLPSPTRLYLPSPTVSHQAISPFPYHLPPGYITLLPTVSHQAISPFPYHLPPGYITLLPTVSHQAISPFPYRLPPGYISLPLPSPTRLYLPSPTVSHQAISPSSIPSPTRLYLPSPTVSHQAISPFPYRLPPGYISLPLPSPTRLYLPSPTVSHQAISPFPYRLPPGYISLPLPSPTRLYLPSPTVSHQAISPFPYCLPPGYISLPLPSPTRLYLPSPTVSHQAISPFPYRLPPGYFSLPLPSPTRLYLPSPTVSHQAISPFPYRLPPGYISLPLPSPTRLYLPSPTVSHQAISPFRYRLPPGYISLPLPSPTKQYLLPARSFRPPPSP; encoded by the exons atggctgcgtcccaaatgggaccctgtgggccctggtcccACCAGGGTCCCACCAGGGCCCACCATATCTCCTTCCTCCCTACCGTCTCCCACCAGGCGATATCTCCTTCCTCCTTACCGTGTCCCACCAGGCGATATCTCCTTCCTCCCTACCGTCTCCCACCAGGCGATATCTCCTTCCTTCCTACCGTCTCCCACCAGGCTATATCTCCCTTCCCCTACCATCTCCCACCAGGCTATATCTCCCTTCCCCTACCGTCTCCCACCAGGCTATATCTCCCTTCCCCTACCGTCTCCCACCAGGCTATATCTCCCTTCCCCTACCGTCTCCCACCAGGCTATATCTCCCTTCCCCTACCGTCTCCCACCAGGCTATATCTCCCTTCCCCTACCGTCTCCCACCAGGCTATATCTCCCTTCCCCTACCGTCTCCCACCAGGCTATATCACCCTCCTCCCTACCGTCTCCCACCAGGCTATATCTCCCTTCCCCTACCATCTCCCACCAGGCTATATCACCCTCCTCCCTACCGTCTCCCACCAGGCTATATCTCCCTTCCCCTACCGTCTCCCACTAGGCTATATCTCCTTCCTCCCTACTGTCTCCCACCAGGCTATATCTCCTTCCTCCCTACCGTCTCCCACCAGGCGATATCTCCTTCCTCCCTACCGTCTCCCACCAGGCTATATCTCCCTTCCCCTACCGTCTCCCACCAGGCTATATCTCCCTTCCCCTACCGTCTCCCACCAGGCTATATCTCCCTTCCCCTACCATCTCCCACCAGGCTATATCACCCTCCTCCCTACCGTCTCCCACCAGGCTATATCTCCCTTCCCCTACCATCTCCCACCAGGCTATATCACCCTCCTCCCTACCGTCTCCCACCAGGCTATATCTCCCTTCCCCTACCGTCTCCCACCAGGCTATATCTCCCTTCCCCTACCATCTCCCACCAGGCTATATCTCCCTTCCCCTACCGTCTCCCACCAGGCGATATCTCCTTCATCAATACCATCTCCCACCAGGCTATATCTCCCTTCCCCTACCGTCTCCCACCAGGCTATATCTCCCTTCCCCTACCGTCTCCCACCAGGCTATATCTCCCTTCCCCTACCGTCTCCCACCAG GCTATATCTCCCTTCCCCTACCGTCTCCCACCAGGCTATATCTCCCTTCCCCTACCGTCTCCCACCAGGCTATATCTCCCTTCCCCTACCGTCTCCCACCAGGCTATATCTCCCTTCCCCTACCGTCTCCCACCAGGCTATATCTCCCTTCCCCTACTGTCTCCCACCAGGCTATATCTCCCTTCCCCTACCGTCTCCCACCAGGCTATATCTCCCTTCCCCTACCGTCTCCCACCAGGCTATATCTCCCTTCCCCTACCGTCTCCCACCAGGCTATTTCTCCCTTCCCCTACCGTCTCCCACCAGGCTATATCTCCCTTCCCCTACCGTCTCCCACCAGGCTATATCTCCCTTCCCCTACCGTCTCCCACCAGGCTATATCTCCCTTCCCCTACCGTCTCCCACCAGGCTATATCTCCCTTCCCCTACCGTCTCCCACCAGGCTATATCTCCCTTCCGCTACCGCCTCCCACCAGGCTATATCTCCCTTCCCCTACCGTCTCCCACCAAGCAATATCTCCTTCCTGCCAGGTCTTTCAGACCTCCACCTAGCCCATAG
- the LOC115164323 gene encoding leucine-rich repeat extensin-like protein 5 isoform X2: MAASQMGPCGPWSHQGPTRAHHISFLPTVSHQAISPSSLPCPTRRYLLPPYRLPPGDISFLPTVSHQAISPFPYHLPPGYISLPLPSPTRLYLPSPTVSHQAISPFPYRLPPGYISLPLPSPTRLYLPSPTVSHQAISPFPYRLPPGYITLLPTVSHQAISPFPYHLPPGYITLLPTVSHQAISPFPYRLPLGYISFLPTVSHQAISPSSLPSPTRRYLLPPYRLPPGYISLPLPSPTRLYLPSPTVSHQAISPFPYHLPPGYITLLPTVSHQAISPFPYHLPPGYITLLPTVSHQAISPFPYRLPPGYISLPLPSPTRLYLPSPTVSHQAISPFPYRLPPGYISLPLPSPTRLYLPSPTVSHQAISPFPYRLPPGYISLPLPSPTRLYLPSPTVSHQAISPFPYRLPPGYISLPLPSPTRLYLPSPTVSHQAISPFPYRLPPGYISLPLPSPTRLYLPSPTVSHQAISPFPYRLPPGYISLPLPSPTRLYLPSATASHQAISPFPYRLPPSNISFLPGLSDLHLAHSDC; the protein is encoded by the exons atggctgcgtcccaaatgggaccctgtgggccctggtcccACCAGGGTCCCACCAGGGCCCACCATATCTCCTTCCTCCCTACCGTCTCCCACCAGGCGATATCTCCTTCCTCCTTACCGTGTCCCACCAGGCGATATCTCCTTCCTCCCTACCGTCTCCCACCAGGCGATATCTCCTTCCTTCCTACCGTCTCCCACCAGGCTATATCTCCCTTCCCCTACCATCTCCCACCAGGCTATATCTCCCTTCCCCTACCGTCTCCCACCAGGCTATATCTCCCTTCCCCTACCGTCTCCCACCAGGCTATATCTCCCTTCCCCTACCGTCTCCCACCAGGCTATATCTCCCTTCCCCTACCGTCTCCCACCAGGCTATATCTCCCTTCCCCTACCGTCTCCCACCAGGCTATATCTCCCTTCCCCTACCGTCTCCCACCAGGCTATATCACCCTCCTCCCTACCGTCTCCCACCAGGCTATATCTCCCTTCCCCTACCATCTCCCACCAGGCTATATCACCCTCCTCCCTACCGTCTCCCACCAGGCTATATCTCCCTTCCCCTACCGTCTCCCACTAGGCTATATCTCCTTCCTCCCTACTGTCTCCCACCAGGCTATATCTCCTTCCTCCCTACCGTCTCCCACCAGGCGATATCTCCTTCCTCCCTACCGTCTCCCACCAGGCTATATCTCCCTTCCCCTACCGTCTCCCACCAGGCTATATCTCCCTTCCCCTACCGTCTCCCACCAGGCTATATCTCCCTTCCCCTACCATCTCCCACCAGGCTATATCACCCTCCTCCCTACCGTCTCCCACCAGGCTATATCTCCCTTCCCCTACCATCTCCCACCAGGCTATATCACCCTCCTCCCTACCGTCTCCCACCAGGCTATATCTCCCTTCCCCTACCGTCTCCCACCAG GCTATATCTCCCTTCCCCTACCGTCTCCCACCAGGCTATATCTCCCTTCCCCTACCGTCTCCCACCAGGCTATATCTCCCTTCCCCTACCGTCTCCCACCAG GCTATATCTCCCTTCCCCTACCGTCTCCCACCAGGCTATATCTCCCTTCCCCTACCGTCTCCCACCAGGCTATATCTCCCTTCCCCTACCGTCTCCCACCAGGCTATATCTCCCTTCCCCTACCGTCTCCCACCAGGCTATATCTCCCTTCCCCTACTGTCTCCCACCAGGCTATATCTCCCTTCCCCTACCGTCTCCCACCAGGCTATATCTCCCTTCCCCTACCGTCTCCCACCAGGCTATATCTCCCTTCCCCTACCGTCTCCCACCAGGCTATTTCTCCCTTCCCCTACCGTCTCCCACCAGGCTATATCTCCCTTCCCCTACCGTCTCCCACCAGGCTATATCTCCCTTCCCCTACCGTCTCCCACCAGGCTATATCTCCCTTCCCCTACCGTCTCCCACCAGGCTATATCTCCCTTCCCCTACCGTCTCCCACCAGGCTATATCTCCCTTCCGCTACCGCCTCCCACCAGGCTATATCTCCCTTCCCCTACCGTCTCCCACCAAGCAATATCTCCTTCCTGCCAGGTCTTTCAGACCTCCACCTAGCCCATAGTGATTGCTAG